The Deltaproteobacteria bacterium genome contains a region encoding:
- a CDS encoding ABC transporter ATP-binding protein/permease, whose product MFLNYTENIKNKLQKIIFVYKLLGSLKKQFWICVILMFFQAAWEGVIFTSMTTFFQSLVDTTNFSGGNLEKGSFMSSFYELFKQIPEEQRILIGFFFVSLSLLLSSLINIAVFTFQTKFSTLFIYQLRCDTFGKLSRNSLSFFDSNKKGELIQMVINETRACYSVLKSILELTINMLKSAVYIVFMVMLSFKLTLIVAFVSFLFLAESYFISRLIKRLSNINVEMTRNLTVITDESIQGIKHIKLFEHYNEMESSFSSSCWDADFSNRKSALMMQWQGTISQFLGLGTFFILVFLSVKYSLLATASLLTFLYILQRLNQSITAINQKYGFLNNNIPAMNKIINFLQEVEMCKEKSGKFTKEKLIDEKIAVEGIKLNYGKEEILKDISMDIFKGQTVALVGESGAGKTSLANLFVRFYDINRGKILIDGVKIQDFDLEFLRDRIGVVNQEPIIFNKTVRENIMMGNPRASEEEMIEAAKNAYAHDFIMELPEGYNTSVGDRGVKLSGGQRQRINISQIFLKSPEIIILDEATSALDSQSEQYIQNSLEKLTKNHTSIIIAHRLSTIKNADIIFVLCKGRLIEQGSWDSLMETEGAFHDMIKRQSFGNNFTSSDKNLARF is encoded by the coding sequence ATGTTTTTAAATTACACAGAAAATATTAAAAATAAATTACAAAAAATTATATTTGTCTATAAGTTACTGGGTTCATTAAAGAAACAATTCTGGATTTGTGTAATATTAATGTTTTTCCAGGCAGCGTGGGAAGGGGTAATATTTACTTCAATGACCACTTTCTTTCAGAGTCTAGTCGATACAACTAATTTTTCAGGGGGTAATCTTGAAAAAGGATCTTTCATGTCAAGTTTTTATGAACTTTTCAAACAAATCCCTGAAGAGCAACGGATTCTCATCGGCTTCTTTTTTGTATCTCTTTCCCTGCTATTAAGCAGTCTAATCAATATCGCCGTATTCACATTCCAAACAAAGTTCTCCACATTATTTATTTACCAACTCCGCTGCGATACCTTCGGTAAGTTAAGCAGAAATTCTTTAAGCTTTTTTGACAGTAACAAAAAAGGCGAATTAATTCAGATGGTCATCAATGAAACGAGGGCTTGTTATTCGGTACTTAAGAGCATACTTGAATTAACAATTAATATGCTTAAATCAGCTGTTTATATTGTTTTCATGGTAATGCTTTCATTTAAATTAACATTAATTGTTGCTTTTGTAAGTTTTCTATTTCTAGCAGAGAGCTATTTCATCTCCCGATTAATAAAGAGGCTTTCAAATATTAATGTTGAGATGACCCGTAATCTGACTGTAATTACAGATGAAAGCATTCAGGGGATTAAACATATTAAACTGTTTGAACACTACAACGAGATGGAATCCTCTTTCAGCAGTTCTTGCTGGGATGCAGATTTTTCCAATAGAAAATCTGCTCTTATGATGCAATGGCAGGGTACAATCTCACAATTTTTGGGGCTTGGAACATTTTTTATCCTTGTATTTCTGAGTGTGAAATATTCCTTACTCGCAACAGCATCGTTACTCACTTTTCTATATATTCTACAAAGGCTGAATCAGTCAATAACAGCAATTAACCAAAAATACGGCTTCCTGAATAATAACATTCCTGCCATGAACAAGATAATCAATTTTCTCCAGGAAGTTGAAATGTGCAAAGAAAAGAGTGGAAAATTTACTAAAGAAAAACTAATAGATGAAAAAATAGCGGTAGAGGGAATAAAGCTCAATTATGGAAAAGAAGAAATATTAAAAGATATTTCGATGGATATTTTCAAGGGACAGACAGTAGCCCTTGTCGGTGAATCGGGGGCTGGAAAAACATCATTGGCAAACCTTTTTGTAAGGTTTTACGATATTAACAGAGGTAAAATATTAATTGATGGGGTAAAAATTCAGGATTTTGATCTTGAATTCTTAAGAGACCGGATTGGTGTTGTTAATCAAGAACCTATTATCTTTAATAAGACAGTAAGAGAAAATATTATGATGGGAAATCCGAGGGCATCTGAAGAAGAAATGATTGAGGCTGCAAAAAATGCCTATGCCCATGATTTTATAATGGAATTACCCGAAGGGTATAATACCTCTGTAGGGGACAGGGGAGTCAAACTGTCAGGTGGCCAAAGACAGAGGATTAACATCTCACAGATTTTCTTAAAATCTCCTGAAATAATAATTCTGGATGAAGCTACAAGTGCTTTGGATAGTCAATCAGAACAATATATACAGAACTCCTTGGAGAAATTAACTAAAAACCATACTAGCATCATTATTGCTCACCGCCTATCTACAATTAAGAACGCTGATATTATTTTTGTGCTATGTAAGGGGCGGCTTATTGAACAGGGTAGCTGGGATAGTTTAATGGAGACCGAAGGGGCATTCCATGACATGATTAAGCGCCAATCATTTGGAAATAATTTTACTTCATCGGATAAAAACCTTGCCAGGTTTTGA
- a CDS encoding glycosyltransferase, translated as MQKIRSFSALNIYKKGKTNVFISLNPATKGGGSNTFSSNLVKWIKYRKDEFNLVYNICKADRAIVIADKIDIKLLETAKKNGCFIIHRLDEHVESDENEYRKQKHQKIRDLNDLADVTVYQSNFVFENMHPFLDSPEKYKIIYNGANQNEFYPTEKIGKYIGHVTWGIGEKKRLDVLYDVIKKHPEESFLLIGNHIKSSFNFTKFPNVKSVGPLKRTEILPYLHKMKFLFFPSENDPCPNTVVESILAGVPVCYNPLGGTKELVKGCGLPISDFSKMLANYEEFRNICLSRNDLHFDSVAQKYMDLT; from the coding sequence ATGCAAAAAATCCGTTCCTTTTCGGCGTTAAACATTTATAAGAAAGGTAAAACCAATGTATTTATTTCTCTAAATCCAGCTACAAAGGGTGGAGGTTCAAATACTTTTTCCTCTAATCTAGTCAAGTGGATTAAATATAGAAAAGATGAATTCAATCTCGTTTATAATATCTGTAAAGCAGATAGAGCAATTGTTATTGCCGATAAAATAGATATAAAACTGCTTGAAACTGCAAAAAAAAATGGTTGTTTTATCATTCATCGCCTCGATGAGCATGTAGAATCAGATGAAAACGAGTATCGAAAACAAAAGCATCAAAAGATTAGAGACTTGAATGATTTAGCTGATGTTACCGTGTATCAAAGTAATTTTGTATTTGAAAATATGCACCCATTTTTAGATAGTCCTGAAAAATACAAAATCATCTATAATGGTGCAAATCAGAATGAATTTTACCCTACTGAGAAAATAGGGAAATATATTGGGCATGTTACCTGGGGTATTGGTGAGAAAAAAAGGTTAGATGTTCTTTATGACGTAATAAAAAAACATCCCGAAGAATCCTTTCTGCTTATTGGTAACCACATTAAATCATCTTTTAATTTTACAAAATTTCCAAATGTCAAATCAGTTGGTCCCCTCAAAAGAACAGAGATATTGCCCTACTTGCATAAAATGAAGTTTCTTTTTTTTCCTTCAGAAAATGATCCATGTCCGAACACTGTTGTGGAATCTATTTTGGCTGGTGTACCCGTATGCTATAATCCATTGGGTGGTACAAAGGAATTAGTGAAAGGATGCGGTTTACCTATTTCAGACTTTTCTAAAATGCTGGCTAATTATGAAGAATTCAGAAATATATGCTTATCACGTAATGATCTCCATTTTGACTCAGTAGCTCAAAAATACATGGATCTCACCTAG
- a CDS encoding glycosyltransferase family 4 protein: MKLGLFFSRGISLQVWLESGLLEREKLIYEAHLNNKTLSKVYWFTYGINDFFLSNELKKKGKLHLNIEVIPMPCFFIGRLGILIYSLLLPFLHFSLLKPLHILKTNQMNGSWSAVIASWLIHRPLLLRTGYTWSLLRKRQNISKFKLTLIEIIENFAYKNAAAAIVTTENQRKNIVESYSIPKSNIYVIPNYIDTQLFVPENSKTKYKDRLIFIGRLNKEKNLFNLFEAIGKTNLTLDIYGKGELQPMLEQLSIDRGIKVSFMGAVPNSELPGILNRYKYYILPSHFEGMPKTLLEAMACGLVCIGTNVQGINEVIEDSLTGYLAKGTDSKSILEAINKAITNDDNEISKRAIKEIQENYSLDSIVKREMTIFKKLLH, from the coding sequence ATGAAACTTGGACTTTTTTTTTCTCGTGGCATATCTCTGCAAGTTTGGTTGGAAAGTGGTTTATTAGAGAGAGAGAAGCTAATCTACGAAGCTCATCTGAATAATAAAACTCTTTCCAAAGTATATTGGTTTACCTACGGCATAAATGATTTTTTTTTAAGTAATGAACTCAAGAAAAAAGGGAAGCTTCATCTTAATATTGAAGTGATTCCCATGCCATGTTTTTTTATAGGTAGACTCGGTATTCTGATTTACAGCCTGCTCCTGCCCTTTCTACATTTTTCTTTATTGAAGCCTCTCCATATTCTAAAAACCAATCAAATGAACGGCAGTTGGTCTGCTGTGATTGCCAGTTGGCTGATTCATAGGCCGCTATTATTAAGAACGGGATACACATGGTCATTATTACGAAAGAGACAGAACATTTCTAAATTCAAACTAACGTTAATAGAAATAATTGAAAATTTTGCTTATAAAAATGCTGCTGCCGCAATAGTTACAACTGAAAACCAAAGAAAAAACATTGTAGAAAGCTACTCGATTCCCAAAAGCAATATTTATGTAATCCCAAACTATATTGATACGCAATTATTTGTACCTGAAAATTCAAAGACAAAATATAAAGATCGTCTCATCTTTATCGGCCGGTTGAATAAGGAAAAGAACCTTTTCAACCTATTTGAAGCCATCGGAAAGACAAATTTAACATTAGACATATATGGTAAGGGAGAACTGCAGCCAATGCTGGAGCAACTCAGTATTGATAGAGGCATAAAGGTTTCCTTTATGGGCGCTGTTCCCAATTCAGAATTGCCGGGAATATTAAATCGCTACAAGTACTATATACTGCCATCACATTTTGAAGGAATGCCAAAGACCTTGCTTGAAGCTATGGCCTGTGGACTGGTTTGTATTGGAACTAACGTCCAGGGGATAAATGAGGTCATTGAAGATAGTTTAACAGGTTACCTTGCAAAAGGGACAGATTCCAAATCTATTCTTGAAGCTATAAATAAGGCGATTACAAATGATGATAACGAAATCAGTAAAAGAGCTATAAAAGAAATTCAAGAAAATTATTCTTTAGATAGTATCGTCAAAAGAGAAATGACTATTTTTAAAAAACTATTACATTAG
- a CDS encoding SPASM domain-containing protein, with the protein MPGFEAMYLNITKRFREKIFRKPTQAIIETTNRCNLNCPFCMVGMQNELLAEHGTTAHDLMTRPLGSMSEDTFNAVKRELRTFGIKKVYLHFQGEPMLNKLTPKFASELKKDRFEVGIFTNGLVFNDENIAELADIEIDLIRFSVDGASEKSYQQNRVGGQFIKVYENMKKVVHAHDGKKTRIEWQFLALRNNEHEVNEAKEMASELGINFFVKGFRETDPHLAPTNQTYRAKALKKPCTDIYHQVGIYWNGDVVPCCYDVDGKEIMGNLNDNSIVKIWNSEKYKLFRKKIAAFNKSTEAEPIICKSCLRWK; encoded by the coding sequence TTGCCAGGTTTTGAAGCTATGTATTTGAATATCACCAAAAGATTTAGAGAGAAAATATTCAGGAAACCAACTCAGGCAATAATTGAGACAACCAATAGATGTAATTTGAATTGTCCATTCTGTATGGTGGGAATGCAGAATGAATTACTTGCTGAACACGGAACGACAGCCCACGATTTGATGACACGTCCACTAGGCTCTATGTCTGAAGATACTTTCAATGCGGTTAAAAGGGAGTTGAGAACTTTTGGAATAAAGAAGGTCTATCTGCACTTTCAGGGTGAACCTATGCTCAACAAGTTAACGCCTAAATTTGCCAGTGAACTAAAAAAAGATAGATTTGAAGTTGGTATTTTTACAAACGGGCTGGTATTTAATGATGAAAATATTGCTGAACTGGCTGATATAGAAATTGATCTGATCAGATTCTCAGTTGATGGTGCATCTGAAAAGAGCTATCAACAAAATAGGGTTGGTGGACAGTTCATAAAAGTATATGAAAACATGAAAAAGGTAGTTCATGCTCACGATGGGAAAAAAACGCGCATAGAATGGCAGTTTCTTGCCCTTAGAAATAATGAGCATGAAGTTAACGAGGCAAAAGAAATGGCTAGCGAGTTGGGCATAAATTTCTTCGTAAAAGGATTTAGAGAAACAGATCCTCATTTGGCTCCAACAAATCAAACATACAGAGCTAAAGCTTTGAAAAAACCATGTACTGATATTTACCATCAAGTAGGAATTTACTGGAATGGCGATGTTGTCCCTTGCTGTTATGATGTCGACGGGAAGGAAATTATGGGTAATTTGAATGACAATTCAATAGTGAAAATCTGGAACTCAGAAAAATATAAATTATTCAGAAAAAAAATTGCTGCTTTTAATAAATCTACTGAGGCAGAACCTATCATATGTAAAAGCTGTTTAAGGTGGAAATGA
- a CDS encoding glycosyltransferase, with product MKKIEVEISIIMSVYNGERWLSESIDSVLNQSYNNFELIVIDDGSTDKSVNILNHYMIKDKRIRVFHNKQNIGLTRSLNRGLELSQGKFIARIDCDDIWHPEKLSKQIEYLEEHPYISIVGTACNVIDENGHVSETQKIRFVKEDKSIRQSIVKFNPFTHSSILFKKDVYKELGGYNNSFEFAQDYEYWIRILQRYKGDNLAQALTFRRNSPSCITIKREKKQRWFAIKVKCKAIKLHRRPLVEIIHTLQDISVIVIPNFILSELRKVKRAITRLYQ from the coding sequence ATGAAAAAAATAGAAGTAGAAATAAGTATAATAATGTCCGTATATAATGGAGAAAGATGGTTAAGTGAATCTATAGATTCCGTACTCAATCAAAGCTATAATAACTTCGAGTTAATAGTAATTGACGATGGTTCAACAGATAAGTCAGTAAATATTTTAAATCACTACATGATTAAGGACAAACGAATCAGGGTATTTCATAATAAACAAAATATAGGATTGACACGATCGCTTAACAGAGGATTAGAATTATCACAAGGCAAGTTCATTGCACGCATAGATTGTGATGATATATGGCACCCTGAAAAGTTGAGTAAACAAATAGAATACCTGGAAGAGCATCCTTACATTTCTATAGTAGGAACAGCATGCAATGTGATAGATGAAAATGGCCATGTTTCTGAAACACAAAAGATTCGATTTGTGAAAGAGGATAAAAGCATCAGACAATCAATTGTAAAGTTCAATCCTTTTACTCATTCATCAATTCTATTTAAAAAGGATGTTTACAAAGAACTTGGTGGATATAATAATAGTTTTGAATTTGCTCAGGATTATGAGTATTGGATTAGAATCCTGCAAAGGTACAAAGGGGATAACTTGGCTCAAGCTTTGACCTTTCGACGAAATTCACCAAGTTGTATAACCATTAAAAGGGAAAAAAAACAGCGCTGGTTTGCAATAAAAGTTAAGTGTAAAGCAATAAAATTACACAGGAGACCACTTGTAGAAATCATTCATACATTACAAGATATATCCGTTATTGTCATTCCCAACTTCATACTTTCTGAGCTTAGAAAAGTAAAGAGGGCAATAACCAGACTTTATCAATGA
- a CDS encoding glycosyltransferase family 4 protein, whose amino-acid sequence MEPKKIIIIHQEDLFGRKISGILSFIKQFIRFAPSSMKIEYIGITSNITERPVKKWQKINMEDKTINFLPLLYVKDENKKSIIPLSAKFAFQLRLLRKKSFRDSILFFHRIEPIAVLKKTDCPKIYLTHADIEKQILSKTTEKLWNKFPQFYIRLEESLLPNIDKIFTVTENSLKYYQTRYPQYNDKFAFQSICIDTTKFSPAKKALSLQRKYLIKKWPSLSNKSRWIIFTGRLQEAKAPEKLVKVFSKIVQEFPYTNLIIIGDGDLKNNLLNFINDLGLNNSIFLLGSLEQTEIADFLRASDVFLLTSNSEGLPNSILEALACGTPVVTTNVGDVSKVVIESFSGEIASDFSVEEICKSLLKVLREPAKYTMENCVSSIKDFSSEKALQNMYNTCLVLQGNSNSH is encoded by the coding sequence TTGGAACCAAAAAAAATCATAATCATCCATCAAGAAGATCTTTTCGGCAGAAAAATCAGCGGAATTCTCTCATTTATTAAGCAATTTATCCGTTTTGCACCCTCTAGCATGAAAATTGAATATATCGGCATCACAAGTAATATTACTGAGCGTCCAGTAAAAAAGTGGCAAAAAATTAACATGGAAGACAAAACCATTAACTTTTTACCACTTTTATATGTGAAAGATGAAAATAAAAAATCCATAATACCCCTATCAGCTAAATTTGCTTTTCAATTAAGGTTATTAAGAAAAAAGTCATTTAGAGATAGTATTTTATTTTTTCACCGTATAGAGCCAATTGCCGTACTGAAGAAAACAGATTGTCCTAAAATATATTTAACTCATGCAGATATTGAAAAACAAATATTATCAAAAACAACTGAGAAGCTGTGGAATAAGTTCCCTCAATTTTACATTCGACTTGAGGAATCGTTATTACCAAATATCGACAAGATATTTACTGTTACAGAAAACTCACTAAAGTATTATCAAACCAGATACCCGCAATATAATGACAAGTTCGCCTTTCAATCAATATGTATCGATACTACAAAATTTTCACCAGCAAAGAAGGCTTTATCTCTTCAGAGGAAATATTTAATTAAAAAATGGCCATCCCTCTCAAATAAGTCTAGATGGATAATCTTTACTGGACGTCTTCAGGAAGCAAAAGCTCCTGAAAAATTAGTTAAAGTATTTTCTAAGATAGTGCAGGAATTTCCTTACACTAATTTAATAATTATTGGAGATGGTGATCTCAAAAACAACTTGCTAAACTTCATAAATGACCTTGGACTTAACAATAGCATTTTCCTTCTTGGCTCTTTGGAACAAACAGAAATTGCTGATTTTCTTAGAGCAAGTGATGTTTTCTTATTAACGAGTAATTCTGAAGGCTTGCCAAACTCTATCCTGGAAGCATTAGCATGCGGGACACCAGTTGTTACCACAAACGTAGGTGATGTATCAAAGGTTGTAATAGAAAGTTTTTCAGGTGAAATTGCTTCTGATTTTTCAGTAGAGGAAATATGCAAAAGTCTATTAAAAGTCTTAAGGGAACCTGCTAAATACACTATGGAAAATTGCGTTTCATCAATTAAGGACTTTTCCTCTGAAAAAGCACTTCAAAATATGTATAATACTTGCCTTGTGCTTCAAGGTAATTCTAATTCTCATTAG
- a CDS encoding glycosyltransferase family 4 protein → MKKNRILIDYQTIDKPWGGSNSFIAALKEYLSSLENVELTSDKCSDQDLLLLNTAYTAPGKYISLRKIERYRKYGYSSLFKYILNGFKKNEIKIVLRLDGLRQNYADTPETKGDIIQLALIKLADAIIFQSNESVNQFNNIVENLNSLYYVVHNGVNQNIFNMEGKTYWNKKDKLKIFATSWSKNLNKGFEEISKFSQYDEVIVNFVGNWPEEVNPGKVHRKPPMPQHLLAEEYRKNDVFLFPSRGEACPNVVYEALSCGLPVMYHPSGGTPEIASRYGIELGGNLSESIDKIANNYDNLMANIKKDHIHFSISYAGDKYLKVMQKVLKD, encoded by the coding sequence ATGAAAAAAAACCGTATTCTCATTGATTACCAAACAATTGATAAACCTTGGGGAGGATCTAATTCTTTCATTGCTGCCCTAAAAGAATATTTATCCTCCCTGGAAAATGTAGAACTTACATCTGATAAGTGCTCAGATCAAGACCTGTTACTTTTGAATACGGCATATACAGCGCCAGGCAAATATATTTCATTGAGAAAGATTGAGCGATACCGTAAATACGGCTATTCCAGCCTTTTTAAATATATACTAAATGGGTTCAAAAAAAATGAGATCAAGATTGTTTTAAGGCTTGATGGATTAAGGCAAAATTATGCTGACACGCCGGAAACAAAAGGAGACATTATTCAACTTGCATTGATTAAGCTTGCTGATGCAATTATCTTTCAAAGTAATGAGTCTGTAAATCAGTTTAATAATATAGTGGAAAACCTTAATTCACTTTATTACGTAGTACATAATGGGGTCAATCAAAATATTTTTAATATGGAAGGAAAGACATACTGGAACAAAAAAGACAAGCTGAAGATTTTCGCAACCAGTTGGTCTAAAAATCTGAATAAAGGTTTTGAGGAAATTTCTAAATTCTCTCAATATGATGAAGTAATTGTCAATTTCGTAGGTAACTGGCCTGAAGAAGTAAATCCGGGTAAAGTGCATAGAAAACCTCCCATGCCTCAACATTTATTGGCAGAAGAATATCGAAAAAATGACGTTTTCTTGTTTCCTTCACGAGGTGAAGCTTGTCCCAATGTTGTATATGAGGCACTATCCTGTGGCCTCCCGGTAATGTATCATCCAAGTGGCGGGACTCCGGAAATTGCTTCCAGGTATGGAATTGAACTCGGGGGTAATCTATCTGAGTCCATTGATAAAATTGCCAATAATTATGATAATTTGATGGCAAATATCAAGAAAGATCACATTCATTTTTCCATAAGTTATGCCGGAGATAAATATCTTAAAGTTATGCAAAAGGTTCTTAAAGATTGA
- a CDS encoding class I SAM-dependent methyltransferase, whose translation MKRIVSKGLTITGYLLQWLPEKICVAGIAALSWMLASGRESSKGLKLLLMFENKLYQLTSKLACDYGNGIHPKHRLMKYHDFFVHHLKEGDKVIDIGCGNGSLSYDLAELGGAHVTGIELNSDSLEVAKIKFPHNNIRYVHGDVLKELPDEEFDVAVMSNVLEHLSNRVIFLKEVQQRLRPKKWLLRVPIYERDWRVPLMDELGVDYRLDSTHHIEYVEKDFIGELKAAGLIIVDKKVGWGEIWCEAHPYEI comes from the coding sequence ATGAAAAGAATAGTTTCAAAAGGCTTAACAATTACTGGCTACTTACTACAATGGCTTCCAGAGAAGATATGTGTAGCTGGGATAGCAGCCTTGAGTTGGATGCTTGCATCTGGCAGGGAAAGCAGTAAGGGTTTAAAGCTCTTATTAATGTTTGAGAATAAATTGTACCAGCTAACAAGTAAACTTGCTTGTGATTATGGCAATGGTATTCACCCGAAACACCGACTAATGAAGTATCATGACTTTTTTGTTCATCATTTAAAAGAGGGTGATAAAGTGATTGATATAGGTTGTGGAAATGGTTCATTATCCTATGATTTAGCTGAATTGGGCGGAGCCCATGTAACAGGTATAGAGTTGAATAGCGATTCCCTTGAAGTAGCAAAAATAAAATTTCCTCATAATAATATTCGTTATGTACATGGTGATGTTTTGAAAGAGCTGCCTGATGAAGAATTTGATGTGGCAGTCATGTCAAATGTTCTGGAACACCTGTCCAACAGGGTCATTTTCTTAAAAGAAGTACAACAAAGACTCAGACCTAAAAAGTGGCTGCTTCGCGTTCCTATCTATGAACGTGACTGGCGGGTGCCTTTAATGGATGAACTCGGTGTTGACTATAGACTTGATTCTACTCACCATATTGAATATGTAGAAAAAGATTTTATTGGGGAGCTAAAGGCAGCTGGACTTATTATTGTTGATAAAAAAGTCGGATGGGGAGAAATTTGGTGTGAGGCTCATCCATATGAGATATAG
- a CDS encoding class I SAM-dependent methyltransferase — translation MFDKYQKYGAYHWNDIDTTSFYKILKRSLPLHTRYQKCLKNIPQKVQFGVEIGCGDGALTYLLAEHGTKKVLGCDTDQTGIKLAREKVKDLPLMHSVRFECSLLQDCNLEDESVDIIIMADVIEHLDNPSSLLDEIKRIGKPGGRLILTTPKAREGKLWDSNHVCEYTEETLVQLLKDFFPKTNVSPFMPLLFYRAYNRFQGFRFLFNMSTMVGFDPFSIQLPGQKHVMLLSISDL, via the coding sequence ATGTTTGATAAATACCAAAAATATGGAGCCTATCACTGGAATGACATTGATACAACTTCATTCTACAAAATATTAAAACGATCCCTTCCTTTACACACCCGCTACCAGAAATGTTTGAAAAACATACCCCAAAAAGTTCAATTCGGGGTAGAAATTGGTTGTGGAGATGGTGCTCTAACCTACCTCTTGGCAGAACATGGAACCAAAAAAGTACTGGGATGTGATACAGATCAGACAGGAATCAAGCTTGCCAGGGAGAAGGTAAAGGATTTACCTTTGATGCACTCTGTCAGGTTTGAATGTTCTCTTTTACAAGATTGTAATTTAGAGGATGAAAGCGTAGATATTATCATTATGGCTGATGTTATTGAGCATTTAGATAACCCATCCTCTCTTTTAGATGAAATTAAGCGTATAGGTAAGCCAGGGGGTCGACTTATTTTGACAACTCCTAAAGCAAGAGAAGGAAAACTCTGGGATAGCAATCATGTTTGCGAATACACAGAAGAAACACTAGTACAGTTATTAAAAGATTTTTTTCCAAAAACTAATGTTTCTCCATTTATGCCATTACTATTTTATAGAGCTTATAATCGTTTTCAAGGTTTTCGCTTTCTTTTTAATATGAGCACTATGGTAGGCTTCGATCCATTTAGTATTCAACTACCAGGACAAAAACATGTAATGCTTTTAAGTATTTCCGATCTATGA
- a CDS encoding sulfotransferase has translation MDNIIIHVGFHKSASTFLQETVFTHLPVNYVFFAGKQREMLDMVESLECFDPIALHKWVNNEVNQEYGNEKRRVTVLSHEELSGHPHGHESIDPLLVAKNLKKTFPKARILIVIRNQFSYLSSIYTFRVSSKGVESRNFDSFLDEEGKLGLFDHLEYDKLIKHYMDLFGKENIHILPMEGLKKSPESFISSLCDFLQVPYQSFETSQYINKSSKNLAVLTIWRFINYFFGIFLKLLMFFTGTKEKLYYFRRLRYGFYGIKQWSSPVLEKFLKNRGNIDIKRYPEYNQLFKRYAKTNASLNKLTGLDLKEYGYPVHND, from the coding sequence ATGGATAATATAATTATACATGTCGGTTTCCATAAATCCGCAAGTACTTTTCTTCAGGAGACTGTTTTTACTCATTTACCGGTTAACTATGTTTTCTTTGCAGGAAAACAGAGAGAAATGCTGGATATGGTTGAGTCACTTGAATGCTTTGATCCAATTGCCCTTCATAAGTGGGTTAATAATGAAGTTAATCAAGAATATGGCAATGAAAAAAGAAGAGTTACCGTTCTAAGCCATGAAGAATTATCTGGGCATCCTCATGGTCATGAAAGCATTGATCCTTTATTGGTCGCTAAAAATTTAAAAAAGACTTTTCCAAAGGCAAGGATTCTAATTGTTATCAGAAATCAATTTTCTTACTTAAGTTCTATTTATACATTTCGTGTTTCAAGCAAGGGGGTGGAATCTCGAAACTTTGATTCATTCCTTGACGAAGAAGGTAAACTTGGCTTATTTGACCATTTAGAGTATGACAAACTGATTAAGCATTATATGGATTTGTTTGGTAAAGAAAATATTCATATCCTTCCTATGGAAGGACTAAAAAAATCGCCTGAAAGTTTTATAAGTTCATTATGTGATTTTTTACAAGTTCCATATCAGTCGTTTGAAACTAGCCAATACATAAATAAAAGTAGTAAAAATCTTGCTGTATTAACTATTTGGAGATTTATTAATTATTTCTTTGGCATTTTTCTGAAATTATTAATGTTTTTTACAGGAACAAAAGAAAAATTGTACTACTTTAGGAGATTGAGGTATGGTTTTTACGGTATCAAACAATGGTCTTCACCTGTTCTTGAGAAGTTCTTAAAAAATAGAGGGAATATCGATATTAAGCGCTACCCTGAATATAATCAACTCTTTAAAAGATATGCAAAAACCAATGCTTCCCTTAATAAACTGACTGGCCTAGATTTGAAAGAATACGGTTATCCTGTTCACAATGATTAG